DNA sequence from the Desulfovibrio sp. genome:
CCCTGTATTCCCAGCGCGTTTCCGCCCAGTGGGCGCAGTTTTTTGAAATGCTCTTTTTTGGCACGAGCCTTGGATCCATTCTTGTACTGGCCGCCATTGGTCTTGCCATCACCTTTGGCGTCATGGGCGTCATCAATATGGCTCACGGCGAGCTGATCATGCTTGGGGCCTATACGGCCTGGGGCATGCAGCAGCTCTTGCCGGGCCAGCCCGGCCTTGCTCTCATTCTGGCTGTGCCCGCCGCCTTTCTGGTGAGCGGCGGCACAGGCGTGCTGCTTGAAAAAACTGTAATCCGCTTTCTCTATGGCCGCCCGCTGGAAACATTGCTGGCAACATTCGGCATCAGCCTTGTACTGCAACAGGCCGTGCGTACCGTGTTTTCGCCCCTCAACCGCGCCGTGCAGAACCCGGAATTCATGAGCGGCGTGTGGCAGATAACCCAGCATTTCAGCCTGACCTGCAACCGCGTGTATATCATCCTGTTCTGCCTCGGCGTGTTTGCCCTCATCCATGTTGCCATGCACCGCACCCGGCTGGGGCTTGAAGTGCGCGCCGTATCGCAAAACAGGGCCATTGCCCGCTGCATGGGCGTACGCGCCTCGCGCGTGGACGCGCTGACATTCGGCCTTGGCTCCGGCGTGGCTGGCATGGCTGGCGTGGCCCTGAGCCAGGTTTCCAACGTTGGCCCCAATCTGGGCCAGACCTACATTGTGGATTCCTTCATGGTGGTGGTGTTTGGCGGCGTGGGCAACCTCTGGGGCACGCTCACGGGCGGACTGGCCCTGGGCATTGCCAACAAGTTTCTGGAGCCTGCCAGTGGGGCCATGCTCTCCAAGATCATCATTCTGGTCTGCCTTATCCTGTTCATCCAGAAGCGCCCGCGCGGCTTGTTCCCGCAAAAGGGCCGTGCGGTGGAGGCGTAAATGGCGACCGACATCTTTGAACGCGAAAGACTGCTCAACGCGCCTACCCGCAACTTTCTGGCTATCACCGCCCTGCTGTCGCTGGCTGTGGT
Encoded proteins:
- the urtB gene encoding urea ABC transporter permease subunit UrtB encodes the protein MRTALLLCCLIIFSLPPAVLASGPEPDGNAGGAVSTPSASPVQTSPSIIPADLLKALVSPKVADRDAAIAALEKDDSSLAAPLREKLLEALLRNTLLADAAAGTLFVSDDAGQARPLDARGELGAAQSADALRKVGTSNRQRQRITDILNAQALTSTDAAKRRQASAALMDSATPPLKAEALNKLLAGEKDDTVRANLGAALALYVAADPAAVRSDQLAAVKALNSNGSPAALNALRTLAASPDTAVAKAADDALYSQRVSAQWAQFFEMLFFGTSLGSILVLAAIGLAITFGVMGVINMAHGELIMLGAYTAWGMQQLLPGQPGLALILAVPAAFLVSGGTGVLLEKTVIRFLYGRPLETLLATFGISLVLQQAVRTVFSPLNRAVQNPEFMSGVWQITQHFSLTCNRVYIILFCLGVFALIHVAMHRTRLGLEVRAVSQNRAIARCMGVRASRVDALTFGLGSGVAGMAGVALSQVSNVGPNLGQTYIVDSFMVVVFGGVGNLWGTLTGGLALGIANKFLEPASGAMLSKIIILVCLILFIQKRPRGLFPQKGRAVEA